Proteins from a genomic interval of Pseudomonas paeninsulae:
- a CDS encoding 2,4'-dihydroxyacetophenone dioxygenase family protein, producing the protein MMYESIDTAVINDEDLPWVPFAPYSEEVFIKYIKCDPIRGETITLLKAPAGTTLPKHHHSGTVIVYTIKGAWKYIEHDWVSKVGGVVFETAGTSHTPIALAEYGDEIVTLNITQGDLLYYDEHDNICAIENWKTGVQRYRAFCEANGIEAKDITSFSV; encoded by the coding sequence ATGATGTACGAAAGCATCGATACCGCAGTCATTAACGATGAAGACCTGCCATGGGTTCCATTCGCCCCCTACAGCGAAGAAGTCTTCATCAAATACATCAAATGCGACCCGATCCGCGGCGAGACCATCACCCTGCTCAAGGCTCCAGCTGGCACTACGCTGCCTAAACACCACCACTCCGGCACCGTGATCGTCTACACCATCAAGGGTGCCTGGAAGTACATCGAGCACGACTGGGTTTCCAAGGTCGGCGGTGTGGTGTTCGAAACCGCCGGCACCAGCCATACCCCGATTGCGCTAGCCGAATACGGTGATGAAATCGTCACCCTGAACATCACCCAGGGCGACCTGCTGTATTACGACGAGCACGACAACATCTGCGCCATCGAGAACTGGAAGACCGGCGTGCAGCGCTATCGGGCCTTCTGCGAAGCCAATGGTATCGAAGCCAAGGACATCACCAGTTTTTCGGTCTGA
- a CDS encoding arylsulfatase codes for MPFPPTPSASDAKPTLQESNHQKRQQQSHLPADAPNILVIMLDDAGFAQSDTVGGAIHTPTLSRVADSGLRYNAFHTTAISSATRAALLTGRNHHRVGNGVIAELATDWDGYTGEIPKSSATMAEVLKQYGYSTAAFGKWHNTPPLDTTAAGPFDTWPTGYGFEHFYGFLAGETSQYEPRLYRDTTPIEPPRDPKYHLSEDLANQAVNWLQNQQTYAPSKPFFLYWTPGAVHGPHQVNAEWADKYKGKFAGGWDAYREQTFVRQKELGFIPQDAKLTPRPTELPAWDSLSAEQQQYQARLMEVYAGFMEHADTQAGKILDELEREGKRDNTLIFYVFGDNGASAEGMEGSINELLSQNGIQVPKEQQLKVLNGMYGGLPALGGPTLESMYSAAWAWAGSGPFPGTKLVAGYFGGTRTPLAVSWPKQIKADAKVRGQFHHVNDIVPTVYDILAITPPKEVNGVAQDPLDGISMRYTFGDAETKSQKLVQYFEVLGSRGIYKDGWMASVFGPRKPWVQGFAQFMGWSPENDQWALYNLTNDYSQATDLAASNPEKLAELKAEFDAQATANHVYPIGAGLYPFLNPSARIATNQREWHFSDRINRLPEFAAPNLRNQNNTVVVEAVVPANASGVLYAMGGIGGGVSLYLDDGYLVYEYNALAIARVKLRSAEKVPAGKVSIEVLTAMASAKPGSPASLSLRLNGQEVAKGATPFTPPLTFTASETFDVAKDLGSPVSLDYFERAPFAFNGKVNDVHVAYTP; via the coding sequence CTGCCCTTCCCGCCCACGCCTTCAGCCAGCGACGCAAAGCCAACGCTGCAGGAGTCCAACCACCAGAAGCGCCAGCAGCAATCACACTTACCGGCCGATGCACCGAACATTCTGGTGATCATGCTCGACGATGCTGGCTTCGCCCAGTCCGATACCGTCGGCGGAGCCATCCATACCCCAACCCTGAGCCGGGTCGCCGATAGCGGCCTGCGCTACAACGCCTTCCACACCACGGCCATCAGCTCGGCCACCCGCGCCGCGCTGTTGACCGGTCGTAACCATCACCGGGTCGGCAACGGGGTGATCGCCGAACTCGCCACTGACTGGGACGGTTATACCGGGGAAATCCCGAAAAGCTCGGCGACTATGGCCGAAGTGCTTAAACAATACGGCTACAGCACCGCCGCCTTCGGCAAATGGCACAACACGCCACCGCTCGATACCACGGCTGCCGGCCCGTTCGACACTTGGCCGACGGGTTATGGCTTTGAACATTTCTATGGTTTCCTTGCCGGCGAAACCTCGCAGTACGAACCGCGTCTGTACCGCGATACCACGCCAATCGAACCACCGCGCGATCCGAAATACCACCTCAGCGAAGACCTGGCAAACCAGGCGGTAAACTGGCTCCAGAATCAGCAAACCTACGCGCCGAGCAAGCCCTTCTTCCTCTACTGGACCCCGGGTGCCGTACATGGCCCGCACCAGGTGAACGCCGAGTGGGCGGACAAGTACAAGGGCAAATTCGCTGGCGGCTGGGATGCCTACCGCGAGCAGACCTTTGTTCGCCAGAAGGAGCTCGGTTTTATCCCCCAGGACGCCAAGCTCACGCCGCGCCCGACTGAATTACCGGCCTGGGACAGCCTTTCCGCGGAGCAACAGCAATACCAAGCACGGTTGATGGAAGTGTACGCAGGCTTCATGGAGCACGCCGACACTCAGGCCGGAAAGATCCTCGACGAACTGGAGCGCGAGGGTAAACGCGACAACACCTTGATTTTCTATGTATTCGGAGACAACGGTGCCTCTGCTGAAGGCATGGAAGGCTCTATCAACGAACTGCTGTCCCAAAACGGCATTCAGGTGCCCAAGGAGCAGCAGTTAAAGGTTCTCAACGGTATGTACGGTGGTCTGCCCGCACTGGGTGGGCCGACGCTTGAAAGCATGTATAGCGCCGCCTGGGCCTGGGCAGGTTCAGGGCCGTTCCCCGGCACCAAACTGGTGGCTGGCTACTTCGGTGGAACCCGTACGCCATTGGCGGTCTCCTGGCCGAAGCAGATCAAGGCTGACGCCAAGGTTCGCGGGCAATTCCACCACGTCAACGATATCGTCCCGACGGTCTATGACATTCTTGCCATCACCCCGCCGAAGGAGGTCAACGGCGTCGCCCAGGATCCGCTGGACGGCATCAGCATGCGTTACACATTCGGCGATGCCGAGACAAAATCGCAGAAGCTGGTGCAGTACTTCGAAGTCCTCGGCAGTCGCGGCATTTACAAGGACGGCTGGATGGCCTCGGTATTCGGCCCGCGCAAACCTTGGGTACAGGGCTTTGCCCAATTCATGGGCTGGAGCCCGGAGAACGACCAGTGGGCGCTCTACAATCTGACGAATGATTACTCGCAAGCCACTGACCTGGCCGCCAGCAATCCAGAGAAGCTCGCCGAGTTGAAGGCCGAGTTCGATGCCCAGGCCACGGCCAACCATGTCTACCCGATCGGTGCCGGCCTTTATCCGTTCCTTAACCCGAGCGCACGGATTGCCACCAACCAACGCGAATGGCATTTCAGCGACCGTATCAACCGCCTGCCGGAGTTCGCCGCGCCCAACCTGCGCAACCAGAACAATACGGTCGTGGTGGAGGCCGTAGTACCGGCAAATGCCAGTGGCGTGCTGTATGCCATGGGCGGTATCGGTGGCGGCGTGAGTCTGTATCTGGATGACGGCTATCTGGTCTACGAGTACAACGCGCTAGCCATCGCTCGAGTCAAACTGCGTTCGGCTGAGAAAGTGCCAGCGGGCAAGGTCAGCATCGAAGTGCTCACTGCGATGGCGTCGGCCAAGCCTGGCTCACCGGCCAGCCTCAGCCTGCGTTTGAATGGCCAGGAAGTCGCCAAGGGTGCCACGCCCTTCACGCCACCCCTGACCTTCACCGCCAGTGAGACCTTCGACGTGGCCAAAGACCTTGGCTCGCCGGTATCCCTCGACTACTTTGAGCGCGCGCCCTTCGCCTTCAACGGCAAGGTCAACGACGTGCACGTCGCCTACACCCCTTGA
- a CDS encoding anaerobic sulfatase maturase: MLTTDATPQGLHLMAKPIGPICNLDCSYCFYLEKEQQYPPRERFSMPDEVLRAYVQRYIAAQNSPEVEFTWQGGEPTLLGLEYFQHAVSYQRQFAGGKIIRNTLQTNGTLLDDDWCAFLARENFMVGLSLDGPREVHDLYRPDKRGRSSFDDVMRGLGLLKKHEVEFNVLVTVAREVAHYPLQVYRFLKAEGVRHIQFNPVVERQPSQPEVSQGLHFATPPELRLRAVPEPAAVTVQSVEPERYGDFLIAIFNEWVRQDVGNIHVMNFEWALASWCQLPPSVCLFSPRCGKAAIVEHDGSVYSCDHFMYPEYRLGNIQTDDPAALLASPAQLAFGAAKEETLPTYCLKCDYRFACHGECPKNRFMSAPNGEPGLNYLCPSYKKYFHHLTPYMNAMAKLVSHGQPVALIMQAFAGPLLVPLGPQP; the protein is encoded by the coding sequence ATGCTCACCACCGACGCCACGCCTCAAGGCCTGCACCTTATGGCCAAACCGATCGGGCCGATCTGCAACCTCGACTGCAGCTACTGCTTCTATCTGGAAAAGGAGCAGCAATACCCGCCGCGCGAGCGCTTCAGCATGCCCGATGAGGTGCTGCGCGCTTATGTGCAGCGTTATATCGCCGCCCAGAACAGCCCCGAAGTCGAGTTCACCTGGCAGGGCGGCGAGCCGACGCTGCTTGGGCTGGAGTATTTCCAACACGCGGTCAGCTACCAACGCCAGTTCGCTGGCGGCAAGATTATCCGCAACACCCTGCAGACCAACGGCACCCTGCTCGACGACGATTGGTGCGCCTTTCTCGCCCGCGAGAATTTCATGGTTGGCCTCAGCCTCGACGGCCCGCGCGAGGTGCATGACCTCTATCGGCCAGACAAACGTGGGCGTTCGAGTTTCGACGATGTCATGCGCGGCCTCGGCCTGCTGAAGAAGCACGAGGTCGAGTTCAATGTACTGGTCACCGTGGCCCGCGAGGTGGCCCATTACCCACTGCAGGTTTATCGCTTCCTCAAGGCCGAGGGAGTTCGGCATATCCAATTCAATCCAGTGGTGGAACGCCAGCCGAGCCAACCCGAAGTCAGCCAGGGCCTGCACTTCGCCACCCCACCGGAACTGCGCTTACGCGCCGTGCCCGAACCCGCGGCAGTGACTGTTCAGAGTGTCGAACCTGAGCGTTATGGCGACTTCCTGATTGCCATCTTCAACGAATGGGTACGCCAGGATGTCGGCAATATCCACGTGATGAATTTCGAATGGGCCCTGGCTTCCTGGTGCCAACTGCCGCCTTCCGTGTGCCTGTTTAGCCCACGCTGCGGCAAGGCTGCGATCGTCGAGCACGACGGTAGCGTCTATTCCTGCGATCACTTCATGTACCCGGAGTACCGCTTGGGCAATATCCAGACGGATGATCCTGCAGCCCTGCTCGCCTCACCCGCGCAACTGGCCTTCGGCGCGGCCAAGGAAGAAACGCTGCCAACCTATTGCCTAAAGTGCGACTACCGCTTCGCTTGCCATGGCGAGTGCCCGAAGAATCGCTTCATGAGCGCACCCAACGGCGAACCTGGCCTCAACTACCTGTGCCCGAGTTACAAGAAGTATTTCCACCATCTAACGCCCTACATGAACGCCATGGCCAAGC